cactgcatctgtttgttaaaaaaacaaaacaaaacccgttgccatcgagtcgattccgaatcatagtgaccctatagttgaaacatctcaattgatattctgtcaattcctggagccttgttttttgccaatgtcttcactgcagcttggacttcttccttccgtaccattggttcctgatcatatcttaccttctgaaatggttgaatgtcaaccaattctttttggtagagtgactctatgtattccttccatcttcttttgatgcttcctgtgtcgtttaatattttccctgtagaatacttcagtattgcaacttgaggcttgaatttttttctttagttctttcactttgagaaatgctgagcatattcttccgttttctccagctctttgcacatgtcatcataatagtttactctgtcttctcgagctgccctgtAAATCTTCTGCTcacctctttgacttcatcatttgttccttttgctttagctactcgatgctcaagagcaagtttcagagtctcctctgacatcaattttggtcttttcaatgacctcttgttttcttcatgtatgatgtctgttatgtcattccacaacttgtctggtcttcggtcattagtgttcaatgtatcacatgtattcttgagatagtctctaaattcaggtgggatatactcaaggttgtactttggctcctgtggacttattctaattttcttgtttcaacttgattttgcatatgagtaattgatggtctgatccgcaagATAGGCCAAATCATGGTTAGAAATCCCCTGCATGCTCTCATATTAGTCTCTAATCCAATTGTGAGGTTGGAAAACCTGGCCACAGCTAGCCTTTCTGCCTCTGTGCAGGGCACCTTATTAGAAGGCCTGGCAGAGGACTAGATAACTAGCAAAGAGCACCACTTCCTCAGATGCCAGCTTAACATTGCATTTCCCTTCTTTGGGGGCTCTGCTCCTTTCTGTCCTTTCAGATTTCTGGATCCAAGCATCTTCAGTACCCATTTTGGAAAACTCCAGCCCCAACCAACCAAGGAACTTGGTAGTTGACCCACCACAGTTTCTGAAATTGGTGACTGACCCGAGTCCTTTGACTGAAAAGTTGGGGAAGATCTTGAGGCTGGAAGGGGAACAGAACCGAGGAGTAACACGCCTAGCGTGGCTGCAGAAAATAAACCTGACAACAGGGATGTGAAGATTCCCTCCCCCTACTCATTTGAAAAGGGTGAGGGACACCACTTTTAATGGAATTTGAATTCCCTAGCCAGTCGTCCTCGAATTTTAGCATCCATCAGATATCCTGGGGGTAACTGCTTGGCTCCACTCCCATAGTTTCTAATTCAGTAGGTCCGTGGTAGggcctgagaattttcatttctaacacaTTTCTAAGTGATGCTACTGGTGCTGGTCCCACTTTGAGAAAAGAAACACTGTTGCCTAACATAGCTTTCTGGGAAATAGAGGGAAATTTTACCAGCTGAGGCTTTTTAAGAGATCAAGGGGAATAGATTTCATTTTTGGTGTTATTTTCTCAGCCCTACCCCCATCCACTGCACCCATCTGGATAGAGGTGGAAAGAACCTGCCTTCTGGACCCTCTGGAGCTGAGTCAGGACTGGCCGTACCCTTGATGGAAATAGACAACAGTGGTTTGACTGAAGGAGTGCTAGAAAGGAAGGGATATTATCCCAGGTTATCAGCCCTTTAGCTCTttgaaaggatccctggtggtgcagtggttaaagtgatcgattgctaaatgaaagatcggtggtttgaacccacccttggttctacagcagaaagatgtggcagactgcttccatagagattcacagccttcaaaaccctatggggttgttatgagtcggagttcagttgatgacagtgggttgggTTGGTTGGGTTAGCTCTCTGAAGGCATGTTGTTTCTGTTAACTGCCCTCTAGTcacctccgactcatggtgactccatgcacaatgggatcagaccattgtgatccataaggttctcaatggctgttttttttctgaagtagattgccaggtctttcttcctagtccttcttagtctggaagctccaatgtaTACCTGTtgagcattacagcaacacacaagcctccactgacagaaaggtggtggctgtgcatgaggtgcctggctaggtctccagcatggaaggtaagaattctaccactgaatcattaCTGCCCGCCCCCTTTGAGGGCACAGATTTGCTTTAATAAGGGGCaagctttttttccccacaattaGAGGTAAGGCTTAAAACGTAAATAGCCCTGGGAAAAGTCAACACTTTGGGCTATGTTCCCCTATACCAAGGATTTTTTGCAGCATACTTTAATGGGATGGAAAGGGGAGGATACTTGGGCCCTGAAGAGAACAGAGGTACCAAGAGGGAAAAAGGAGACAGGTGTCTGAAGATGAACTTCTCTGTTATACATTTTTCCCAGAGTGAACACATTTAAAGGGGGTAGAGAGGATGCGTGGCAGAGGGAGTTGGGATGAAGATGAGAGTTTGAGGCTGATTCTGAGTGGGAAAAATCATTCAAATCTGTTCACCCATCTGATGTCTGTTGCTTTATTTTTTGTCCAAGGGGAGGTGGTGTTGGACTGAGGTAGAGAAGAGAATGGTACACGAGAAATGACCCAAAGGGTTGCCCCTTCCGCTGCAGGACCTTAGACTTCATGAGACCTTTCTGTTGGGTGTCATGACTGCACCTGTGCTTTGGGGGCTTCACTTTTTATCCTTATGATCACTAAAACAGATAAAAGGTGGAGGCTAACAAGTGGTGACTAAGAGGTAAGATGTCATGCCTCTGGTCCAGAAGAACCCAATATAGTGCTCTTCTGATAGTAAGGAATGTCATCTTCCACAAGTCCTTAAAACATGACTGGTGAAGAGCTGTATTTCTCTGCAcattagatatttttaaaacatacagtAGAATGTAAGCAATACCCTTCTAGTCATTGAAGACCAAACCCTATCCTCACCTTCTGGTATCTTAGTCCTTATAATATTTAGTGATCCTTCTCCTGTAATTCTTAACACAAATATGAAATGACCATATTCCTTCAGGGTAACTCCCCTTCTTTGGCCCCAGTTCAGCAATTCCATGGACAGGCTCTGGTttttatcagatttttaaaaGGGTCTGTGATCCAAAACAGGTCTGAACCATTGCTTATATACAGCTGGTATGTATTAAAGACTGAGGCAAAGTGGGAGGGTAAAGGAAATGGCATAGTCTACTTTCACCACTGGAACCCAATACCTTATACTTCCTGGGGCATCCTAGTACTGATCCTAAAAATATTCCTGTCTCTGAGGACCTAGGGCAAGGCCTGCCATCTTGCTGGTCATTTTGCTCTGTTCCTAAGAACATAAGTaaagaagagcattccaggcaaagaagggaggatGCTCTGAGCAACATATGGGAGGTGGAGGCAGGGCTGCCCAAGTCACATCCATTCTAATAGGCCTAGTCAGCAAAATGACCCTATTTTCAGCTCCATTTGAGTTCAGGACTCTAAGGAACTGTGATTTACCCAGGTTTTTCTATGCAAATGGAACTGTCATTGAACAAGATGGTTGCAACTCACTTCTTCTTATCTCTCTGGTTAATTCCACCAATTGTGATTGAGAAGTGTCAGGGAAAAACCAGAATCTAAGCATCAAAGAGAAACCACCCCATTTTCATCCTCTTTGTTCCTCTCCCTCCCTAACCCCAAACTGCTCTACATACAAGATAAGTTATTTTTAAGATTGGTATTAACACAATCATCAATAGAGAAACAATGACCAACTCGTCAACTGACAGATGCTAGAATACTTATGTGAATCCTGGAGTTAAGAGTCTTGGTGTGAACACCTTTCTAGAACTGGGAGAAAAAGCAACCGGAGAGCTTATTACTCTGTATCAACTGAAAAGCTAAGCCACAGCCATTACCCCTAAAGTCTTGTTTCTGGGAGAATAAGATCCTCAAGAATGATTCTGCCCCTTTGACTAGGCAATCGAAGTCCAACAAGAGTCATGACAACTTGCAAGTACCATAATCCCTGCCCTGACTGCCCAACACTTACATAAAACAGCCCACTCAGCACAGAGCTTACTGGAAATCAACAGGAAACAACTCACTTCACTGAaggtctttctctctcctcccctcccaaaACAATCTGTGGTCCAGAGATTCAGACCCAGGCATATGTATCCACAGTTATGTCTTGATCTCAGTGATGGTGGGTAAAGGTTTATACTTCAATTCCCACAACTTAACCCATCACTTAGTCCTTTCCACTAGGGCTCCCATAGTCACTCGGATTATTTCCTATCTCAAACAGAAAAACCCCATACAGCCCCACTACACTCATCCCCACAACACAGCCCTCAGGAAACCTAGCTTGTACAATTTGTACGTAGCATGCTCTCTTCAAAGACCCTGCACACAGGTACACATAGACACATAAAAAGTCAAGAGGACGGGCGGGGGCGGGGTGGTCTGTTCAAGgggataaagttttttttttctgtgtgggcCTGGGTTACTTGGGGGTGTATAAGGTTCATCTCTAAGCATGTAGTGTGATTTTTCAGCTGGATATATGTATGAGCAGGATGAAGTGGGTAGGTATAAGGGGGTGGAAAGGCTATTCTATTTTTCAGCAGGGGGTAGTATGAGTGTGGAGGTCTGTATGGATGATGGGGTAAAGGTGACTGACCCACACTGCCATGACGTCTGGCCCCCTGCCTTTCATCTGGATAAATAAAGGGGGCTCTGGGCATCTGATCACTATCTCTTTCTTCTCCTGTTTCCTCATTACTCTCTAACCCACAGTGTTCACCACGGTGTGCTTCATAGAGTTACCAGTTCTGTGGGATGTGAAACAGAAAGGGTTCTGAGGTCAAATCAATTTAGGAAACACCACATTGAGAGGCTTAACAGATTGCTCTACTGCAGAAGTTTTCAGAGCCTTAATATGCTAATGCACGTACCACACTAATacgtgtgtgtgaaagagagagagaaaatatactATAGTATACAAGAGCGATACTCAAAAGTATTTAACAACTGGTATGGCATGGGCTCCAACCAATCAAAATGGACCTCAGCCACAAAATGCTGGTACCACCGTACACTTGAAAATGGGCTCAGGCTAAATATCAGCCCATGAAGTATATACTGTTTCCCAAAAATTTTTGTCCAAAGAGCCctgtttttgtgtggtgtctcACAGAACTGGTGAGAAATGCTCTGCCCAATGCTGGAACCTCATTTTTCTAGAGATGCTGGCCATTGGGGTGCAGGAGAGGGGCAGCCCTGCTAGAGACTCCTGGTAGCACCGGCTGATGGGTTTGACCACAGCTGCAGAGAAACAAATTTCAAAAGACAGATGTCCCTCTGTCCCAGCTACTCCGGGGACTTTGTCCCTGGTGGGTCAGCAAGTGCCTGTCCAGGTGATGTTTGCGGCCAAAACTCTTCTCACAGCGAGGGCACTGGAAGGGCTTCTCCCCAGTGTGGGTCAGCCAGTGTCTCACCAGGTGGTGCCTTCGGCCAAAGCTCTTCCCACACTCGGTGCACACATGGCACTTTGGCACTGGTGGGGTACGCTGCCGTTTCCTAGCACCAGTGCTTTCCCCAGCCTCTGGAGGCTTGCAGGATCTGCCTTCTGCATGCACTCTCTGGTGGCTGGCCAGATGAGAGTTGCACCGGAAATTCTTGCCACACTCAGAGCACCTGCTGGGCTTGTCATGTAGGTGGGTTTTCTGGTGCCGAATCAGGTGATGTCTTCGCCCAAAGCTCTTCTCACACTTGAGGCAGCTGTAGGGCCTCTCCCCAGTGTGGGTTTGCTGGTGCCTGGCAAGGTGGGAGCCCCACACAAACTGTTTCCCACACTGAGGGCATGTGTGGGGTCTCAAAAGGGAATCCATCTCTGTGTTACACAGAAGGTTGGAGAAACTATCTTCCTGAAGAAAAGGTGGGCCCAGGAGCATTCCTCTGGAGCTCCTGGGCATGGAATCCCAGCTTTCATCCTGTTCTGGATTCCAGAGAACAGTATCTTCAGACACACTGGATAACATTCTGGGAGGTTCTGCTTCTAGTTCAGGGGTGTCCCCCTCGTGCTCACTTCCATCTCCTGTGGAGAAGGGAAAATATCAACCCCAAGAGGGAAGTCACAAGACAGCACTCCAGGACCCAAATCACAGATGAGCCTATATGATGCCTGCCAAGGCCAAGCCACACCTAGAAGGGCTGAGACAACAGATTCGAATGTACAAGACAGTGCAACTGGTATAGAGGTTAAAAGCCTCAGCTTAGGAGGCAGACACCCAAGTGTGAATCTCAGCTTTCCTGCTTCTTTAagcctccatttcttcttttgtaaaatgggaataataatagttctCTTTCGAGGTTTTTATTAGGTAGCATAGATAGCTTGCTGCCTAGTATCCACTTGGTGAATGGTATAtgctattgttatttatttattactattaATCACCTGCCTGAGCCATGAAAAAGGTTAAGGAATGTGCTGTGATCATCATAGGCTGGGTGACCACCTGTCAACAATATGAGAGACATTGTAGAAGGAAATCCCACGCTGTGTGGGTGGCTGAACAACAATCACCAccactaacatttactgagagcttattttgtgcctggcactgtgctagtGTTCTAATATGCTAACGTACTTAATTTGCACAATAATttacatatgaaaaaataaagatggtcaacataaatggcaactatacacatacacatggacctcccacgtgaagaaagcaagaggtcattaaaaagacaggaaagaaagaaaaggccaaaatggatgtcagaagagactctgaaactagatCTTGAacgttgaatagctaaagcaaaaggaagaaatgatgaagtaaaagagctgaacagaaggtttcaaagagtggcttgagaagacaaagtaaagtattataatgacgtgcaaagaactggagatagaaaatcaaaagggaagaacatgctcagcatttctcaagctgaaagaactgaaggaaaaattcaagcctcgaattgcaatagtgaaggattctacggggaaaatattaaatgatgcaggaagcatcaaaagaagataaaacgaatacacagggtcactctaccaaaaagaagtggtcgacgttcaaccatttcaagaggtagcatatgagcaggaactgctagtactgaagggagaagtccaagctgcactgaaggcactggtgaaagacaaggctccaggaattgaagggtatcaactgagacatttcaacaaacagatgcagcgctggaagtgctcactcatctataccaagaactttggaagacagttacctggccagccgactggaagagatccatatttatgcctattcccaagaaaggtgatccacccaaacgtggaaattatcgaacattaatatcacaagcaagtaaaattttgctgaagatcatccaaaagcggctgcagcagtatatcaacagggaactgcccgaaattcaagccagattcagaagagggcatggaaccagggatatcattgctgatggatcctggctgaaagcagagaataccagaaggatgtttacctgtgttttattgactttgcaaaggcatctgactgtgtggatcataacaaattatggacaacattgcgaagaatgggaattccagagcacttaattgtgctcatgaggaacctgtacacagatcaagaggcagtcatttgaacagaacaagaggatactgcatggctccaagtcaggaaaggtgtgagtcagggctgtatcctttcaccatagctattcaatctgtatgcttagcaaataatccaagaagctggactctatgaaaaagaatggggcatcaagactggaggaagactcattaacaacctgtattatagAGATGACACAAtgttgattgctgaaagtgaagaagacttgaagcacttactgatgaagatcaaagaccacagccttcagtatggattgcacctcaacataaagaaaacaaaaatcctcacaactggaccaatgagcaacatcacaaaaaatggagaaaagatggaagttgtcaaggatttcattttacttggatccacaatcaacagccatggaagcagcagtcaagaaatcaaaagacacattgtgttgggcaaattggctgcaaaagacttctctaaagtgttgaaaaagcaaagatgtcaccttgaagacttaggtgtgcctgacccaagccatggtgttttcaattgcctcatatgcatgtgacagctggacaaggaataaggaagactgaagaactgatgcctttgaattgtggtgttggtgaagaatactgaacataccatggactgccaaaagaatgaacaaatctctcttggaagaagtacaaccagaatgctcttcagaagcaaggatggcaagactatgtctcacatactttggacaggttatcaagagggatcagtccctggagaaggacatcatgcttggtaaagtagagggtcagcaaaaaagaggaagaccctcaacaagatagactgacacagtggctgcaatgatgggatcctgcataacgatgattgtgaggatggcgcaggactgggcagtgtttcctcctgttgtacatagggttactatgagttggaactgactcgatggcacctaacgacaacaactgcTATGGTTCAGAATTCAAATCCAGAAAGTCTGGCACTAGACCCTGCCCTCTAAACCATTCTGCTACCCTGCCTTGTTTTTGAGGAAAAAATTCTCTAAACTTTTCAACTTTATAACTCTCTGAGGTTGCAGAGGGATTAGAGGGACACATATTGATGGCATCCTGAGAGGAGTGAGGGCAGTGGCTGGAAATTTATTCTAGGTCCTCACCTGTATATGTAACCCTTAGGATGTCCCTGTCCTCCAAGTCTTGGGGATCAGGGACCCACTGTTCTTCCCCGCCTTCTAGTTGAGAAAGCATGTCCAGTTTGGGAATTGGAAATCCTGtccatagaaaagaaaaatacagatgtCAATTAGTTCAACAGTAAttttatatttctgaaaaatagcTGTCTCCTAGATTATTCCTTGGAATTTTAGATAAAAGAGGATCAgatacaggctttttttttttcccctcccctctTCTCCACTGTCCCATTTCAGTTAAGTCCCTCTTTTTCTCCTACCCTAGAAATTCACATTTTCCTCCCCACTGAGTCTGACCTCAGATGTCCCTTTCCCTGCTTTGTAAGAACCTCCCAATTCCCAACCAAGAATAACCTAAAGTTCTTTCTCTACGATTCagaattattttgcttttttttttttttaaagacacttcACTTCCACTCTTTTTGGATTAGCTCCAATATTCTTTCTCTGATGGGAGCCTAGATATCCTGCCAAGGAAAAAACCCTAGACAGACACTATCCAACAGCCCTGGGGCAGATGACTCCATCCTCCCAGAGTACAATCTTTTAGTGGCTGGGGAAGGTCATGCTTACTCAGAGAGACCACTATCCCACAGTTTTCCTGCATGACATATTCTCCATAAAAGTCTGTCTGAGAGGGGTCCAGGCTCCGCCACTCCTCCTGAGAGAAGCACAGCGACACATCCTTAATGGTTACCAGGCCctgaaacaaaatgtggcatcttCTGTCAGCAGCTGTTCCCTAAGGAAAATGTGACCTCAGGATAAAAGGCTGAGGTGGTAGAGGAGAGGGGGCAGGAGAGGACCTAGGAAAGGAACTAATCATCCAGAGGTCCCTGGGTAGGGCACACTGTTTGCGTAAAGGGGAAATGAAGAGGGGATGAGGTAGATCATCAGGGAATGAGTGAAGGTAATGTCTCTAGGGGAGTTTCCTGTGTGGAACCATGAGCAGTCAGAGGCACTGCTAACTCACAGCTGCCTCAATTTACCTATCATAGGTGTCTGCCCAGTCTCTTCTCACCTGCCTTATTCTTTTCACTGCAGAAATTCTGTACCGTCTCCTCCCTCCTCTATGTGACCTTTCCCTTTCTATCAGCACGAAATGATATAGATAAAATATTCTTTCTTGCATCACCTGCCATGCCGTATCCTTATCTTTTGAAACAGCATCCTCATCTTTCGAGGCAGCATAGTATAGTGTGTAGGAACCCAGATTCTGGAGCCAAATGACTCCTAGATCTGCCACTTACTAGGAGTATGACCTTACAAAAGTACCTTAATCTCTCCCTGCCCCAatgttctcatttgtaaaatggggataatcaggTTGCTCTCAGGATTAAATAAATTTGTATATGTAAAAGTATTCAGAGAACAGCACACATGGTAAATACTCTGGGAGTGTCGCTATTATTATCATCTTCCCATGGCTCTCTTATTGCCTTCTGAATCTAAAGCCATTTTCCCTCTCTAGCTCTGCCCCTCTTCACCTCTGCTCCATCATCCACCCAATCCTGTCCACTCAATGTTCTTCCAAGCCTTTCTCAGGTCCTCTTTTCCTATTCTTTCTAGATTCATTTCTTAAAGGAATTAATTGTTCTGAAAATCCCCCTGAGGCTAGCACAGCCATCCATTAACAACCCCTTATCTCCAAGGAATTCCCCTCTTCTTGCTATGCCTCCATTCTTCTTTGCAAACGTATGTTGCCCAAGGCAGGGATAGAATCTGCTCAGTTTTTAGATGAGCACACCATTAGTGATCATGTGACATAAACAAATGGGGCGATTATAAAGGTATAGAAAGGCAGCAGTGATGAGGCCCTAGGAGAGGCCCAGGGAAGCACAGCCCACCTGTGATCCAGCTGCCAGCAGTGCAGCTGCCATCTCCCAGTCTCCAGTGCTTCCCTCCTGGGGAATGGCAGGAACCCAAGGAGCTGACTGAGCTGATGAGGGAGACAGGAACCATTAGAGAACCAGCACTCTTTCCCAGTGAGATCTGGGGCCCCGTTTTAGAGGAGTTTAAAGGTCCCATCTTCTCCTGTATCTTCGTCTGTAGTTAACATTGAGACATATAAATGTGGATGAAGAGGCCTTCACTCAAAACGTTCTGTAAGGGTATTGGGTGGCTTTTAGTAGTTTTTATGTCATCCATCTCTACTAGCCCAGTTATGATTTGAATTTATATTATTTGAATGTGATTTTCATCTAGTAAAGTACATCTTACTGGGTGAGTACCTCCAACCAGTATTGCTGTCACTTCCTCATCTTCCACATTCACTACCCACTAACCTGAGTGCTTGGCTTATATGGAGGGAGGGATTGTGCTAAGAGCAGAGAAAAGTCCAGTCACATGGTTTACAGAATCCTGAAGCTCCTTCTGTTCCTGAGACCAGGACGACCTGCTTGGTCCTGGTATTGCTTATATTGTTTGGTCCTTGGCAATTTGGAGATTCTTAACTCTACCTTTTGAACAGAGATTAAGGGATGACTCTGTACTGTGCTTCCCATAATACCCATGGGCTCTCACCCTTCTCCTGAAGAGACTGCTGCTCCTCTTCAAGGTCACAGCACAGGTGTTCCAGTGGCCCTGGAGATGTTCTCCATGGCCCCTCTTCCTGGCGTCTCCTTTCCACCTGGGGCTCTGCTCCATCTAGCTGGACATTCATGGACTCCCATCCGGCCCCCAGGGCTGCTGTCTGTTCTGAAAGCATTTTGGCTGCAAACCCAAATTGTGACCTGGAACAAAGTCATATCAGCTGTGCCCATGAAAATGGAATGGGATGATATTCCCAAGGCAGTTATGGAGAACAGCCCCAGAGATAAAAGATGAAACTGGATAGAAGGAGCCTGATGGAAGATGAACTTTAAAAGCTTGATGTGTCCTAATCAATTGAGCCTGACACCAGACTTCTTGGAGGAACTAAGAAATTGGCCAGGTGCTACATAGCGAAGTCACTAACTGTTATTTTGGGGACCTTGTGGTAGAAACCGAGTATTCCTTAAGGTTGGaagaagttcattaaaaaaaaaaaaaaaaagaacaattctggaaattaaaaaagttatCCATTTAATTTCTACTACTGAAAAAACAGGAATGCATACAGATCTGCACTAAACAAAGATGGATATAACTGCATATAAAATTCTCTGTCACAAATCACATTCTCATCAATTAGAATGAAATTATTACTCTAAGCAGAAGTCCCTGGCAAAGGGTTACATATGTAATGAGCATGCATCTCTTCGATGAGTCTGAATCCAGTGTGCCTCACGTAGGACAAGCCTTCACAGACACATCACCTATTTCT
The DNA window shown above is from Elephas maximus indicus isolate mEleMax1 chromosome 4, mEleMax1 primary haplotype, whole genome shotgun sequence and carries:
- the ZNF641 gene encoding zinc finger protein 641 isoform X1, whose amino-acid sequence is MWSQFGFAAKMLSEQTAALGAGWESMNVQLDGAEPQVERRRQEEGPWRTSPGPLEHLCCDLEEEQQSLQEKAQSAPWVPAIPQEGSTGDWEMAAALLAAGSQGLVTIKDVSLCFSQEEWRSLDPSQTDFYGEYVMQENCGIVVSLRFPIPKLDMLSQLEGGEEQWVPDPQDLEDRDILRVTYTGDGSEHEGDTPELEAEPPRMLSSVSEDTVLWNPEQDESWDSMPRSSRGMLLGPPFLQEDSFSNLLCNTEMDSLLRPHTCPQCGKQFVWGSHLARHQQTHTGERPYSCLKCEKSFGRRHHLIRHQKTHLHDKPSRCSECGKNFRCNSHLASHQRVHAEGRSCKPPEAGESTGARKRQRTPPVPKCHVCTECGKSFGRRHHLVRHWLTHTGEKPFQCPRCEKSFGRKHHLDRHLLTHQGQSPRSSWDRGTSVF
- the ZNF641 gene encoding zinc finger protein 641 isoform X2 gives rise to the protein MLSEQTAALGAGWESMNVQLDGAEPQVERRRQEEGPWRTSPGPLEHLCCDLEEEQQSLQEKAQSAPWVPAIPQEGSTGDWEMAAALLAAGSQGLVTIKDVSLCFSQEEWRSLDPSQTDFYGEYVMQENCGIVVSLRFPIPKLDMLSQLEGGEEQWVPDPQDLEDRDILRVTYTGDGSEHEGDTPELEAEPPRMLSSVSEDTVLWNPEQDESWDSMPRSSRGMLLGPPFLQEDSFSNLLCNTEMDSLLRPHTCPQCGKQFVWGSHLARHQQTHTGERPYSCLKCEKSFGRRHHLIRHQKTHLHDKPSRCSECGKNFRCNSHLASHQRVHAEGRSCKPPEAGESTGARKRQRTPPVPKCHVCTECGKSFGRRHHLVRHWLTHTGEKPFQCPRCEKSFGRKHHLDRHLLTHQGQSPRSSWDRGTSVF
- the ZNF641 gene encoding zinc finger protein 641 isoform X3, which encodes MAAALLAAGSQGLVTIKDVSLCFSQEEWRSLDPSQTDFYGEYVMQENCGIVVSLRFPIPKLDMLSQLEGGEEQWVPDPQDLEDRDILRVTYTGDGSEHEGDTPELEAEPPRMLSSVSEDTVLWNPEQDESWDSMPRSSRGMLLGPPFLQEDSFSNLLCNTEMDSLLRPHTCPQCGKQFVWGSHLARHQQTHTGERPYSCLKCEKSFGRRHHLIRHQKTHLHDKPSRCSECGKNFRCNSHLASHQRVHAEGRSCKPPEAGESTGARKRQRTPPVPKCHVCTECGKSFGRRHHLVRHWLTHTGEKPFQCPRCEKSFGRKHHLDRHLLTHQGQSPRSSWDRGTSVF